The Prinia subflava isolate CZ2003 ecotype Zambia chromosome 5, Cam_Psub_1.2, whole genome shotgun sequence genome window below encodes:
- the PLCB2 gene encoding 1-phosphatidylinositol 4,5-bisphosphate phosphodiesterase beta-2 isoform X2 gives MWSLEGVCQKARKTNSKCPAALSLKLREVFNLDHPYSTFLLKSLTIVSGPDMVDLTFHNFVSYKENICKDWAEDIMAIARNPLTYNAPRSTFLEKILVKLKLQLNEDGKIPVRNIFQMFPADKKRVEEALSACHLPNGKNDAINPEDFPEPVYKTFLMNLCPRPEIDEIFTSHHLKAKPYMTKEHLAKFINKKQRDPRLNDILFPPAKPEQVQSLIEKYEPCGFNIQRGQLSPEGMVWFLCGPENNLIVLDKLMLYQDMTQPLSHYYINSSHNTYLTAGQFSGTSSPEMYRQTLLAGCRCVELDCWKGRPPDEEPIITHGFTMTTEILFKDAIEAIAESAFKTSPYPVILSFENHVDSPKQQAKMAEYCRTIFGDMLLTEPLEKYPLKPGVPLPSPKDLLRKILIKNKKNQSISGKRQSSLKKGKNMEPETTEQPASVDAEDTVWAGDVAEEEPEEEDEQLRNLDEEEIKKMQSDEGTAGLEVTAYEEMSSLVNYIQPIKFNSFEVSAKKNRSYVISSFTEMKACDLLSKFPMQFVEYNKWQMSRIYPKGTRMDSSNYQPQMFWNVGCQMVALNFQTMDVPMQQNMALFEFNGQCGYLLKHEFLRRPDKQFDPFSVDRIDGLVATTVCVTVLSGQFLSDRSVKTYVEVELLGLPRDAKRKHRTKLTSTANSINPVWKEEAFVFEKIMMPELASLKIVAWEEGGKFIGQRIIPIIAMHPGYHHVCLRSESNMPLTMPTLFVFLEIKDYVPDAWADLTIALSNPIKFFNLQDKRLVKLKDTSEERPGMQTNLSSAETNGVAGSTGKLSIPPSNGSIGAGVFTKDEAVLEVMQMAEPETITLAELQQKKRFLKLLKRQEKELRELERKGSKQREELLQKYSALFLELACPGSKKRTIRTRKTQKKRSVTPSDAGTSANPVKAAESIDCHWLVELRERLERDLIHLGEEHHGRIRRKKEQHATEQVARILELAREKQAAELRVLRDTSESNIKDVKKRMEAKRVERVQAVLKNTSDKAAQERLKKEINNSHIQEVVQTVKRMTEKTGRFQQKLEEKQAASLQSIKERESQLQQQARVEYEEKLRALNMEVQEMVKNYTRASFPGEPQTGKEVGQSIPEAEQGITDQLEANIPVAEVSRLTQTLTEPLGAGTDVEVEESIF, from the exons TATTTTTCAGATGTTCCCTGCAGACAAGAAGAGGGTGGAAGAAGCATTAAGTGCTTGTCATCTGCCAAATGGCAAG AATGATGCCATCAACCCCGAGGACTTTCCCGAGCCGGTGTACAAGACGTTCCTCATGAATCTGTGTCCAAGACCCGAGATTGATGAGATATTTACCTCACA ccatCTAAAAGCAAAGCCCTACATGACCAAAGAGCACCTGGCAAAGTTCATCAACAAGAAACAGCGTGACCCCCGCCTCAACGACATCCTCTTCCCGCCGGCCAAACCCGAGCAGGTGCAGAGCCTGATAGAGAAGTATGAGCCCTGCGGCTTCAACATCCAGAGAG GGCAGTTGTCTCCGGAGGGGATGGTCTGGTTCCTCTGTGGCCCTGAGAACAACCTGATAGTGCTGGACAAGCTGATGCTGTACCAGGACATGACCCAGCCGCTCTCGCACTACTACATCAATTCCTCCCACAACACCTACCTGACAG CGGGGCAGTTTTCCGGGACGTCCTCTCCCGAAATGTACCGGCAGACGCTGCTGGCCGGCTGCCGCTGCGTGGAGCTGGACTGCTGGAAAGGCCGACCCCCGGACGAGGAGCCCATCATCACCCACGGCTTCACCATGACAACTGAGATCCTCTTCAAG GATGCCATTGAGGCCATTGCAGAAAGTGCTTTCAAAACATCTCCATACCCCGTGATCCTGTCTTTCGAGAACCATGTGGACTC GCCCAAGCAGCAGGCGAAGATGGCCGAGTACTGCCGAACCATTTTTGGAGACATGCTGCTGACAGAGCCACTGGAGAAATACCCG CTGAAGCCAGGAGTTCCTCTGCCAAGTCCTAAGGATCTCTTAAGGAAAATCTTGATTAAGAACAAAAAGAACCAATCTATATCTGGGAAGAGGCAGAGCTCTttgaagaaagggaagaacatGGAACCAGAAACCACTGAGCAGCCAGCCTCTGTGGATGCTGAAGATACTG TCTGGGCAGGTGATGTGGCTGAAGAGGAGCCAGAGGAAGAGGATGAACAGCTCAGAAACCTGGATGAAGAGGAAATCAAAAAGATGCAGTCAGATGAG ggcacagctggcCTGGAAGTGACAGCATACGAGGAGATGTCCAGCCTGGTTAACTACATCCAGCCCATCAAATTCAACTCCTTCGAGGTCTCTGCCA AGAAGAACCGGAGTTACGTCATCTCTTCCTTCACCGAGATGAAGGCTTGTGATCTACTGAGCAAGTTCCCCATGCAGTTTGTAGA GTACAACAAGTGGCAGATGAGCCGCATTTACCCCAAAGGCACCCGCATGGACTCCTCCAATTACCAGCCCCAGATGTTCTGGAATGTCGGCTGTCAGATGGTGGCACTCAACTTCCAGACCATGG aTGTGCCCATGCAGCAGAACATGGCCCTGTTTGAGTTCAATGGGCAGTGTGGGTACCTGCTCAAGCACGAGTTCCTGCGGCGCCCTGACAAGCAGTTTGACCCCTTCTCCGTGGACCGCATCGACGGGCTGGTGGCCACCACTGTCTGTGTCACG GTACTCTCTGGTCAGTTCCTCTCGGACCGCAGCGTGAAGACCTATGTGGAAGTGGAGCTCCTTGGGCTGCCAAGGGACGCCAAACGCAAACACAGAACCAAACTGACCTCCACGGCCAACTCCATTAACCCTGTGTGGAAAGAGGAGgcttttgtttttgaaaag ATCATGATGCCCGAGTTGGCGTCTCTCAAAATTGTGGCTTGGGAAGAAGGAGGGAAGTTCATTGGCCAGCGGATCATTCCCATCATTGCAATGCACCCAG GCTACCACCACGTGTGCCTGCGCAGCGAGAGCAACATGCCGCTCACCATGCCCACCCTCTTCGTGTTCCTGGAGATCAAGGACTACGTGCCGGATGCTTGGGCAG ATCTCACTATTGCCCTCTCCAACCCCATCAAGTTCTTCAACCTGCAGGACAAGCGCTTGGTAAAGCTCAAGGATACCTCAGAGGAG AGGCCTGGCATGCAGACAAACCTCTCATCAGCTGAGACTAACGGGGTGGCAGGCTCCACTGGGAAACTCAGCATTCCTCCCTCTAACGGGTCCATAG GAGCAGGAGTGTTCACCAAGGATGAAGCCGTGTTAGAAGTAATGCAGATGGCAG AGCCTGAGACCATCACccttgctgagctgcagcagaagaagCGCTTCCTGAAGCTGCTgaagaggcaggagaaggagctgagggagctggagcgGAAGGGAAGCAAAcagagggaggagctgctgcagaaatacTCTGCACTCTTTTTGGAGCTGGCCTGCCCTGGGAGCAAGAAAAGGACAATCCGCACAAGGAAAACCCAGAAGAAGAG GAGTGTGACCCCAAGTGATGCTGGTACCAGTGCAAATCCTGtcaaagcagcagagagcatCGACTGCCACTGGCTCGTGGAGCtgagggagaggctggagagggacctCATCCACCTTGGGGAGGAGCACCACGGCCGGATCCGAAGGAAGAAAGAGCAACATGCTACCGAG CAAGTTGCCAGGATCCTGGAGCTGGCCAGGGAGAAGCAGGCAGCTGAGCTGCGGGTGCTGAGGGACACGTCAGAAAG CAACATCAAAGACGTTAAGAAGCGGATGGAGGCAAAGAGAGTGGAGCGGGTCCAGGCCGTGCTGAAGAACACCAGTGACAAGGCTGCTCAGGAGAG gttgaagaaagaaattaacaaCTCCCACATTCAAGAAGTGGTGCAGACAGTCAAGCGG atgaCAGAGAAGACTGGCAGGTTCCAGCAGAAActggaggagaagcaggcaGCAAGTCTGCAGTCCATCAAGGAGAGAGAAAGCCAG ctccagcagcaggcacgGGTGGAATATGAGGAGAAGTTGAGAGCTCTGAACATGGAGGTTCAGGAGATGGTGAAGAACTACACCAGAGCCAGCTTTCCTGGAGAGCCACAGACTGGGAAGGAAGTCGGCCAGAGCATTCCTGAGGCAGAACAAGGCATTACAGACCAACTGGAAGCAAATATCCCAGTGGCAGAGGTGTCCAGGCTTACACAGACACTGACTGAGCCCTTGGGAGCTGGAACAGATGTGGAGGTAGAAGAGAGCATATTCTGA